One window from the genome of uncultured Tateyamaria sp. encodes:
- a CDS encoding invasion associated locus B family protein, with protein MRTSLIALTAALLMPIGVMAQSTDSTTEETTDAPDVGSAIEDQLSLGEDASLPQVGDTYTAETNGAWELRCIKTEEGEDPCQMYQLMSDAEGTPVAEISIFRLPEGGRAVAGATIIVPLETSLPQQLTMAVDGGQARRYPFAFCNPIGCYSRVGLVAEEVAQFRRGASATLTIVPALAPDQKVELDMSLSGFTASFDKTTIAQF; from the coding sequence ATGCGTACGTCCCTGATTGCCCTTACCGCGGCCCTTCTGATGCCAATTGGCGTCATGGCCCAATCCACGGACTCCACAACCGAAGAAACGACAGACGCGCCCGATGTCGGCAGCGCCATCGAAGACCAGCTGAGCCTGGGCGAAGACGCCTCGCTGCCTCAGGTGGGTGACACCTACACGGCCGAAACAAACGGCGCGTGGGAATTGCGCTGCATCAAGACCGAAGAGGGCGAAGACCCCTGTCAGATGTACCAGCTGATGTCAGACGCCGAAGGCACGCCCGTGGCCGAAATATCGATCTTCCGCCTGCCCGAAGGCGGCCGGGCCGTGGCCGGCGCCACGATCATCGTGCCGCTCGAAACCTCCCTGCCCCAGCAGCTGACCATGGCCGTCGACGGTGGTCAGGCACGGCGCTATCCCTTCGCGTTCTGCAACCCGATCGGGTGCTATTCGCGCGTGGGTCTGGTGGCAGAAGAGGTGGCGCAGTTCCGTCGCGGCGCCAGCGCGACGCTGACGATTGTGCCCGCGTTGGCCCCCGACCAGAAGGTCGAGTTGGACATGTCGCTCAGCGGCTTTACCGCGTCGTTCGACAAGACGACAATCGCCCAGTTCTGA
- a CDS encoding beta-ketoacyl-[acyl-carrier-protein] synthase family protein, with protein MHRVVITGAGTVNALGHDVAETLEAMREGRSGICALEFQDVDRLAIQIGGQVRGFEAEGRYNRQQMSLYDRFTQFTLAAAKEAIEQSGLTFSGEEAAKSGVILGTAAGGVSTWDQNYRLVYEEGKNRVHPFVVPKLMNNAAASHVSMEWNLKGPSFTVATACASSNHAMAQAFQMVRTGMAPVMVTGGSESMLCFGGVKAWEGLRVMSKDACRPFSANRNGMVQGEGAGVFVFEEYEHARARGADILCEVAGFAMSSDAADIVMPSKNGAARAMSGALADARVNADQIGYINAHGTGTAANDKTECAAVADVFGPHADKLMISSTKSMHGHLIGGTGAVELLACIMALRDGVIAPTIGYEEPDPECALDVVPNEARQADVDVVLSNAFAFGGMNAVLALRRIK; from the coding sequence ATGCACCGCGTTGTCATTACCGGTGCGGGCACCGTGAACGCCCTGGGCCATGATGTGGCCGAAACCCTTGAGGCCATGCGCGAGGGCCGCAGCGGCATTTGCGCGCTTGAGTTTCAGGATGTGGACCGGCTGGCCATCCAGATCGGAGGTCAGGTGCGCGGGTTCGAGGCCGAAGGACGGTACAACCGCCAGCAGATGAGCCTGTATGACCGGTTCACGCAGTTCACGCTGGCCGCCGCCAAGGAAGCCATCGAACAATCGGGCCTGACCTTTTCCGGGGAAGAGGCCGCAAAGTCGGGCGTGATCCTGGGCACCGCGGCGGGTGGCGTCAGCACATGGGACCAGAATTACCGCCTGGTCTATGAAGAGGGCAAGAACCGGGTGCACCCCTTTGTCGTGCCCAAGCTGATGAACAACGCCGCCGCGAGCCACGTATCGATGGAATGGAACCTCAAGGGGCCGTCCTTTACCGTCGCTACCGCCTGTGCGTCGTCGAACCATGCGATGGCGCAGGCCTTTCAGATGGTGCGCACCGGCATGGCGCCCGTCATGGTCACGGGCGGATCGGAGAGCATGTTGTGTTTCGGCGGCGTCAAAGCGTGGGAAGGTCTGCGGGTGATGTCAAAGGACGCGTGCCGTCCGTTTTCCGCCAACCGCAACGGCATGGTCCAGGGCGAGGGCGCAGGCGTTTTCGTGTTCGAGGAATACGAACATGCACGGGCCCGTGGGGCCGATATCCTGTGCGAAGTGGCGGGTTTTGCCATGTCTTCGGATGCGGCTGACATCGTGATGCCGTCAAAGAACGGTGCCGCACGGGCCATGTCGGGGGCCTTGGCCGATGCGCGCGTGAACGCGGACCAGATCGGGTACATCAACGCCCATGGCACCGGCACGGCGGCGAACGACAAGACCGAATGCGCGGCCGTGGCGGATGTCTTCGGACCCCATGCGGACAAGCTGATGATCTCGTCCACCAAATCGATGCATGGGCACCTGATTGGCGGCACCGGTGCGGTTGAATTGCTGGCCTGCATCATGGCGCTGCGGGACGGGGTGATCGCGCCCACCATTGGCTATGAAGAACCGGACCCGGAATGTGCGCTGGACGTGGTGCCGAACGAGGCGCGCCAGGCGGACGTGGATGTGGTCCTGTCCAATGCCTTTGCCTTTGGCGGCATGAATGCGGTGCTGGCCCTGCGCAGGATCAAATAG